In Candidatus Gastranaerophilales bacterium, a single window of DNA contains:
- a CDS encoding DUF3696 domain-containing protein — translation MIKNICLSNFRSFEDIQNIPIKPITLVYGANSVGKSSILKSLLLMKQSLEDTTNINSNLTTKGHFVDVGNYKDFINKQDLTKDFSIKFNFDISSTNEKNKFIRLPNYRYNRIKNINYLSIEYVYSYNDIKNGVLSEIKLYLNNLTEPFLKFKKSSKKLESQNFKKIRIRSLQALKKESDLNSIFVLDYINWESDYFKAFWKSAEEKIKKNKIIDKVKDNIISVKNNIKKQSQKNSSQMDLFGDHLDVLKKKLEIYTEIDEFLSDNVECKNKFKNIFNKYYETNLFLFVNLLFFDEYNSSENEDGILNTLFRTRLRPVYYENEFDLNLNLNQEISDMLYLSCRLMQQYLTNMKYLGALRDNPERYYLSNPGTKNYVGKSGKNTIDIIAHNITFKNKINKQLEALNIGYTLVPRKIPNEDIYLFLLKEKDSGITVSLNDIGFGVSQILPILVQSMLSKNETIIIEQPEIHIHPKLQAELGTLFAECIKEPYNNNFIIETHSENIILRLQKLIRKKIITSEDVSVIYVDKDTTGATCLSLELDENGNFIDKWPNGFFEESFEEIFG, via the coding sequence ATGATTAAAAATATATGTTTAAGTAATTTTAGAAGTTTTGAAGATATTCAAAACATCCCCATAAAACCAATAACTCTTGTATATGGAGCAAATTCAGTTGGAAAAAGTTCTATATTAAAATCTTTATTATTAATGAAACAGTCTTTGGAAGATACTACGAATATAAATTCAAATTTAACAACAAAGGGACACTTTGTTGATGTAGGTAATTATAAGGATTTTATAAATAAACAAGATTTAACTAAAGATTTTTCAATTAAATTTAATTTTGATATATCATCTACAAATGAAAAAAATAAGTTTATAAGGTTGCCTAATTATAGATATAATAGAATAAAAAATATAAATTATTTATCTATTGAGTATGTTTATAGTTATAATGATATCAAAAATGGCGTTTTATCTGAAATTAAATTATATTTAAATAATTTAACAGAACCTTTTTTAAAATTCAAAAAAAGTTCAAAAAAATTAGAGTCACAAAACTTTAAAAAAATAAGAATTCGTTCTTTACAAGCATTAAAAAAAGAGTCTGATTTAAACAGTATATTTGTACTCGATTATATAAACTGGGAAAGTGATTATTTTAAGGCTTTCTGGAAATCGGCAGAAGAAAAAATTAAAAAAAATAAAATTATTGACAAAGTTAAAGACAATATTATCTCAGTGAAAAATAACATTAAAAAACAAAGTCAAAAAAATTCTAGTCAAATGGATTTGTTTGGTGACCATTTAGATGTTTTGAAGAAAAAACTAGAAATATATACAGAGATTGATGAATTTTTATCTGATAATGTAGAATGCAAAAATAAATTTAAAAATATATTTAATAAATATTATGAAACAAATCTGTTTTTATTTGTTAATTTATTATTTTTTGATGAATATAATAGTTCAGAAAACGAAGATGGCATATTAAATACATTATTTAGAACAAGATTAAGACCTGTTTATTATGAAAATGAATTTGATTTAAATTTAAATTTAAATCAAGAAATTTCTGATATGTTGTACCTCAGTTGTCGTTTAATGCAACAATATCTTACGAATATGAAATATCTTGGAGCGTTAAGGGATAATCCAGAAAGATACTATTTATCAAACCCAGGTACAAAAAATTATGTGGGTAAATCTGGTAAAAATACAATAGATATAATAGCTCATAATATTACTTTCAAAAATAAAATAAATAAACAATTAGAGGCTTTAAATATTGGATATACTTTAGTCCCTCGAAAAATACCCAATGAAGATATTTACTTATTTTTGCTAAAAGAAAAAGATTCTGGAATAACAGTTTCTTTGAATGATATTGGTTTCGGAGTTAGTCAAATATTGCCAATTTTAGTACAAAGTATGCTTTCTAAAAATGAAACTATTATTATTGAACAGCCTGAAATTCATATTCACCCTAAATTACAAGCTGAATTAGGAACCTTGTTTGCGGAATGTATAAAAGAGCCATACAATAATAACTTTATTATAGAAACACACAGTGAAAACATTATTTTAAGGTTACAAAAATTAATTAGAAAAAAAATCATAACATCAGAAGATGTATCTGTTATATATGTTGATAAAGATACTACTGGAGCTACCTGCTTAAGTCTAGAACTTGATGAAAATGGTAATTTTATTGATAAATGGCCAAACGGCTTTTTTGAAGAAAGTTTTGAGGAGATTTTTGGATAA
- a CDS encoding transposase has product MNINNEILKTFDTTNVWLSVDIIAKLKNISSRAVRLALKKENQSSQNRYVYQTEKVRGGKSYKILLSSIEEELQIKYIKKYYAELKFTNDVIKLETLPIKKEKIISEKQKNLALSKYDLVKSWERYREEQKALKISNRTSDKVFLGNYNTGLLYPDIYKTLNHVGIGAIYRWKATIDKTKDWTSLVGNYKYSSSGTYRTKLSEQEISIFLKILLSPNRFSIGKAISLTKHILKEKGVENPPNDITFKRYADWYKANNFDKWTLARDGFKALKDKVEPYILRDVSMLEVGQVLIADGHTLNFQVINPFTGRPTRATLIGFLDWKSGGLVGYDIMLEECNQSIMSALRNAILTMNHIPDYVYQDNGRAFKSKFFNGDKKFEELGFTGIYEKLGIKPVFATPYNARAKVIERFFLEFQESFEKLIPSYIGTSIENKPAYMNRNEKLHKQIHQEKANFIPTIEQALKLVEEWLKFRHSQPCPNNRTKSIQEMLDTIPKQNIDENILDDLMMAQEVKHIGRNGIRFLKADYFNDELYGIRGKAIVKYNLNDLSYIKVYSLKGEFLCRADRVTGTHPLASQMGDIKDIEDYKQKVRKQGQLRKRTIDAVKEHFKLEDVELIKAELIQNEIEKQEQIVEIKPIETKKEIKEKPQENYVQNRKRPLFKENYERYEWHMKNGCIGNEDRQWLSDYIKSEEYKTIYEE; this is encoded by the coding sequence ATGAATATTAATAATGAAATCTTAAAGACCTTTGATACCACTAATGTTTGGCTTAGTGTAGATATTATTGCTAAATTAAAAAATATCTCAAGCCGGGCTGTTAGGTTAGCTTTGAAAAAAGAAAATCAAAGCTCTCAAAATCGATACGTTTATCAAACAGAAAAAGTTAGAGGTGGAAAATCGTATAAAATACTTTTATCAAGCATTGAAGAAGAATTACAAATTAAATATATAAAAAAATATTATGCTGAGCTTAAATTCACAAATGATGTGATTAAACTCGAAACGCTTCCGATTAAAAAAGAAAAAATCATTTCAGAGAAACAAAAAAATCTTGCTTTATCTAAATATGATTTGGTTAAATCGTGGGAACGATATAGGGAGGAACAAAAAGCCTTAAAAATATCAAATAGAACTTCAGACAAAGTATTTTTGGGAAATTATAATACTGGCTTACTTTATCCCGATATTTATAAAACACTCAATCACGTTGGGATTGGTGCAATTTATCGTTGGAAAGCCACAATAGATAAAACAAAAGATTGGACTTCATTAGTTGGAAATTACAAATATTCTTCAAGTGGAACTTATCGTACTAAATTATCAGAACAAGAAATTTCAATCTTTTTAAAAATATTACTTTCACCAAATCGCTTTTCCATCGGAAAGGCGATTTCTTTAACTAAGCATATTTTAAAAGAAAAAGGAGTTGAAAATCCGCCAAATGACATAACCTTTAAACGATATGCTGATTGGTATAAAGCAAATAATTTTGATAAATGGACACTTGCACGTGACGGGTTTAAAGCCTTAAAAGATAAAGTTGAACCATATATTTTAAGAGATGTTAGTATGCTTGAAGTCGGACAAGTTCTGATTGCTGACGGTCATACTTTAAACTTCCAAGTAATAAATCCATTTACAGGAAGACCAACTCGTGCAACCTTAATAGGCTTTTTGGATTGGAAGTCTGGCGGGCTTGTAGGTTATGACATTATGCTTGAAGAGTGCAATCAAAGTATCATGTCGGCTCTACGAAATGCAATTTTAACGATGAACCACATTCCCGACTATGTTTATCAAGATAACGGCAGGGCCTTCAAAAGCAAATTCTTTAACGGGGATAAAAAGTTTGAAGAACTTGGGTTTACAGGAATTTATGAGAAACTCGGGATAAAACCTGTGTTTGCAACACCTTATAATGCAAGGGCAAAAGTGATAGAACGATTTTTTCTTGAATTTCAAGAGAGTTTTGAAAAACTGATTCCAAGCTATATAGGTACAAGTATTGAGAATAAACCTGCGTATATGAATAGGAATGAGAAGCTACATAAACAAATACACCAAGAAAAAGCAAATTTTATTCCGACTATTGAGCAAGCATTGAAACTTGTTGAAGAGTGGTTGAAATTTAGACATTCACAACCTTGTCCTAATAACAGGACAAAATCAATTCAAGAAATGTTGGACACAATTCCTAAACAAAATATTGATGAAAATATTCTTGATGATTTGATGATGGCACAAGAAGTAAAACATATTGGCAGAAACGGAATAAGGTTCTTAAAAGCTGATTACTTTAATGACGAACTTTACGGAATCAGAGGGAAAGCCATTGTTAAATACAATTTAAACGATTTATCCTACATCAAAGTTTATTCACTAAAAGGCGAGTTTTTATGCAGAGCGGATAGAGTTACAGGTACTCATCCGCTTGCAAGTCAAATGGGAGATATTAAAGACATTGAAGATTATAAGCAAAAAGTCAGAAAACAAGGTCAGCTAAGAAAACGTACAATTGATGCCGTTAAAGAACATTTTAAACTTGAAGACGTTGAGTTGATTAAGGCAGAACTTATTCAAAATGAGATTGAAAAACAAGAACAAATTGTTGAAATTAAGCCAATTGAGACAAAAAAAGAAATTAAAGAAAAGCCTCAAGAAAATTATGTTCAAAATAGAAAGCGACCTTTGTTTAAAGAAAACTACGAACGCTACGAATGGCATATGAAAAACGGCTGCATCGGTAATGAAGACCGTCAATGGCTGAGTGATTACATAAAATCAGAGGAGTATAAAACAATATATGAAGAATGA
- a CDS encoding ATP-binding protein, with the protein MKNEFIKTKNVKRFISLMDNLQKAPPSISKMALVYGEFGLGKSQTIMWWVTNNDAIYVRCNHKISTRWLLTEIVKELDEEPCYCSQNLFRQIEEKLKYNPKVIVVDEIDYLFTNTHTIETLRDIHDKLGVPILLVGMGLADKKLQKYGHINDRIFAKLKFEKICKDDFKEIIETLSEVKFTADAIKYVTMRNLQFRQLVKIISKAESLAKTNKLSEITDEIIKEIISEE; encoded by the coding sequence ATGAAGAATGAATTTATTAAAACAAAAAATGTGAAACGATTTATTTCACTTATGGACAATTTACAAAAAGCACCGCCGAGTATTTCAAAAATGGCACTTGTATATGGAGAATTCGGGCTTGGCAAATCTCAAACAATAATGTGGTGGGTAACAAATAACGATGCGATTTACGTCCGCTGTAATCACAAAATTTCAACAAGGTGGCTTCTGACAGAAATTGTCAAAGAGTTAGACGAAGAGCCTTGTTATTGCTCACAAAATTTATTTAGGCAGATTGAGGAAAAACTGAAATACAATCCAAAAGTAATCGTGGTTGATGAGATTGATTATCTTTTTACAAACACGCATACGATTGAAACCTTAAGAGATATCCACGATAAACTCGGAGTTCCGATATTACTTGTAGGTATGGGTTTAGCTGATAAGAAACTTCAAAAATACGGACATATCAATGACAGAATTTTTGCAAAGCTAAAGTTTGAAAAAATATGTAAAGACGATTTTAAAGAAATTATAGAAACCTTGTCTGAGGTCAAGTTTACAGCTGATGCCATAAAATATGTAACGATGCGAAATTTACAATTCCGACAATTGGTAAAAATAATTAGTAAGGCAGAATCACTTGCAAAAACTAACAAATTAAGCGAAATAACGGATGAAATAATTAAGGAGATAATTAGTGAAGAATAA
- a CDS encoding restriction endonuclease yields MAIPDFQTLMLPVLQNLNDNKEKTTVELAQLLADQIQLSEEDRVQLYPHSHQKIFKDRISWALLYLSKANLVNRPQRGFYKISEIGQKVLRSNPEVINNKYLKQFNLDVVNPKKKDNHEMTESSQTPDEMIAKAQELYSKNLQSELLSKLKTVDPIRFEQIVLDLMEKMNYGIGQMTKISHDGGIDGIIDEDELGLGKIYLQAKRYSDNKVNEKEMQNFVGALGCSTVRKGVFITTSFFDERAKRKAESVQGKILRLIDGQELTKLMIKHNVGVQTKTKIEIKKLDEDFF; encoded by the coding sequence ATGGCTATACCTGATTTTCAAACTTTAATGTTACCAGTATTACAAAATCTAAATGATAATAAAGAAAAAACTACTGTAGAACTGGCACAATTGCTTGCAGATCAAATACAACTTTCAGAAGAAGACCGTGTGCAACTTTATCCGCATAGTCATCAAAAAATTTTTAAGGATAGAATTTCGTGGGCATTGTTATACTTATCTAAAGCAAATCTTGTAAATCGTCCTCAACGTGGATTTTATAAAATTTCAGAAATTGGTCAAAAAGTTTTGCGTTCAAATCCGGAAGTTATAAACAATAAATATTTAAAGCAATTTAATTTAGATGTTGTAAATCCTAAGAAAAAAGATAATCACGAAATGACAGAATCCTCTCAAACTCCTGATGAAATGATAGCAAAGGCTCAAGAACTATATTCTAAAAATTTGCAAAGTGAACTTTTGTCAAAATTAAAAACAGTTGATCCGATAAGATTTGAGCAGATTGTGTTGGATTTAATGGAAAAAATGAATTACGGTATCGGGCAAATGACAAAAATAAGTCATGATGGCGGTATTGACGGAATTATAGATGAAGATGAATTGGGATTAGGAAAAATTTATCTTCAAGCTAAAAGATATTCAGACAATAAAGTTAATGAAAAAGAAATGCAAAATTTTGTCGGAGCACTTGGTTGCTCAACTGTTCGCAAGGGCGTTTTCATTACAACAAGTTTTTTTGATGAAAGAGCAAAAAGAAAAGCCGAATCAGTGCAAGGAAAAATTTTACGTTTGATTGACGGACAAGAATTAACAAAATTAATGATTAAGCACAATGTTGGAGTCCAAACAAAAACTAAAATTGAAATCAAAAAACTTGATGAAGATTTTTTTTAG
- a CDS encoding TIGR02391 family protein has protein sequence MNKKEYLKEIIDDANYILNKYQGSYIVNPLSGQRILNVSKYDYEKWITKTNKFLKKYNYTDCQVNINGNVPYSEVVLTKLAMITALYESFELDDDCINNLNFLSEDIKKLYKDEHYSQSVFDAFKFIEVQVKNKSGLKDLFGVSLMRQAFSKQDGPLKNINLPDGEQVAQMELFAGAIGFIKNPKSHNMISVSKEKATELLHLANYLLRILQENNL, from the coding sequence ATGAATAAGAAAGAATATTTAAAAGAAATTATAGATGATGCAAATTACATACTCAACAAATATCAAGGGAGCTATATTGTAAATCCATTATCAGGACAACGAATTTTAAATGTAAGTAAATATGATTATGAAAAATGGATTACAAAGACAAATAAATTTTTGAAAAAATACAATTATACTGATTGCCAAGTTAATATTAACGGAAATGTTCCTTATAGCGAAGTGGTACTTACAAAATTGGCAATGATTACTGCTTTATATGAATCTTTCGAATTAGATGATGATTGTATTAACAATTTAAACTTTTTGTCAGAAGATATTAAGAAGTTATATAAAGATGAACATTACTCTCAATCCGTTTTTGATGCTTTTAAATTTATTGAGGTTCAAGTTAAAAATAAAAGTGGCTTGAAAGATTTGTTTGGGGTTTCATTAATGAGACAAGCTTTTAGCAAACAAGATGGCCCTTTAAAAAATATAAATTTGCCGGACGGAGAACAAGTTGCACAAATGGAATTATTTGCAGGAGCAATAGGTTTTATAAAAAATCCGAAAAGCCATAATATGATAAGTGTTTCTAAAGAAAAAGCAACTGAATTATTGCACTTGGCTAATTATTTACTCAGAATTCTTCAAGAAAATAATTTATAA
- a CDS encoding AlwI family type II restriction endonuclease has protein sequence MDTLWSMTTTIREAERIPAFLKTAKEMENDVWDEAAQIKFQTLLIKNREYLNTDSTQTFNKLNAEQINLLKDKTINMTYAQAKEIFETKQYEDAPMRGRQSMSPLEKLGLVDRSTEKIIITDVGNKLLNEEITFDEFMFESLLKLQYPNQIESERRDWNSKPFINALRLIKKVNELCQQNNMKEKGLTKIEFGIFALSIKNYSDVDDIALKVIEFRKHYETLPSNAEKEIYRKSYIAQYLSTFNNPEKNTKEYTDNVIRYMRITKYIYIRGKYGNACVDLEPRRMVEINSIIENDNGAAKDFSKEDWIKYFTTYGTYNLPFDTVEKLQEIFNEVLSDINKLEEKLNFTKTVQSCPATKTEIKSTIADLRAKRVKLQNLEIKFDYSNDILKINETIDSLLNIRKLDLKPSIALEKWVNVALNIINDSLLIKPNSIVGDDNEPTFTAPAGVPDIECFYSDFNATCEVTMLASRDQWFNEGQPVMRHLREFENIHTDKDCYCLFVAPSLHTDTINTYYTSIKYEYAGAKQKIIPITIKQLIEILKTVAIFRQTNIEFKHAYIRTLYDKIIDIALENNSESWLEKIPEALNNWKIEMNNLLVA, from the coding sequence TTGGATACACTTTGGAGTATGACAACTACAATTAGAGAGGCTGAAAGAATCCCCGCATTTTTAAAAACTGCAAAAGAAATGGAGAATGATGTTTGGGACGAAGCGGCACAAATAAAATTTCAAACTTTGTTAATTAAAAACAGGGAATATCTAAATACAGATAGTACACAAACCTTTAATAAATTAAATGCCGAACAAATAAATTTATTAAAGGATAAAACTATTAATATGACATATGCACAAGCTAAAGAAATTTTTGAAACAAAACAATATGAAGATGCTCCTATGAGAGGTCGTCAGTCAATGTCCCCTCTTGAAAAATTAGGCTTAGTTGATAGAAGCACCGAAAAAATAATTATAACAGATGTTGGTAATAAACTTCTGAATGAAGAAATTACTTTTGATGAGTTTATGTTTGAATCACTACTAAAATTACAATATCCGAATCAAATTGAAAGTGAGCGTAGAGATTGGAATTCAAAGCCTTTTATTAATGCTCTGAGATTAATTAAGAAAGTTAATGAATTGTGCCAACAAAATAATATGAAGGAAAAGGGATTAACAAAAATTGAATTTGGCATTTTTGCACTTTCAATTAAAAATTACTCTGATGTTGATGACATTGCCCTAAAAGTAATTGAATTTAGAAAGCACTATGAAACGCTACCATCAAATGCAGAAAAGGAAATTTATAGAAAAAGTTATATAGCACAATATCTTTCAACTTTTAATAATCCAGAGAAAAATACTAAAGAATATACAGATAATGTAATCCGATATATGCGAATAACGAAATATATCTACATTAGAGGTAAATACGGAAACGCTTGTGTGGATTTGGAACCAAGAAGAATGGTTGAAATAAATTCAATAATTGAAAATGACAATGGTGCAGCAAAAGATTTTTCAAAAGAAGATTGGATTAAATATTTTACGACTTACGGTACTTATAATTTACCGTTTGATACGGTTGAAAAGTTACAAGAAATTTTTAATGAAGTTTTATCTGATATTAACAAATTGGAAGAAAAACTAAATTTTACTAAAACGGTTCAATCTTGCCCTGCAACAAAAACAGAAATAAAATCAACTATTGCTGATTTACGTGCAAAACGTGTAAAATTGCAAAATTTAGAAATAAAGTTTGATTACAGCAATGATATTTTAAAAATCAATGAAACAATTGATTCTTTACTAAATATTAGAAAATTAGATTTAAAACCTTCAATAGCACTCGAAAAATGGGTTAATGTTGCATTAAATATTATCAATGATTCTTTATTGATAAAGCCGAACAGTATAGTAGGTGATGATAATGAACCGACTTTTACAGCTCCTGCCGGAGTACCAGATATTGAATGTTTTTATTCTGATTTTAATGCAACTTGCGAAGTAACAATGTTAGCAAGTAGAGATCAGTGGTTTAATGAAGGACAGCCTGTAATGAGGCATTTAAGAGAATTTGAAAATATTCACACTGATAAAGATTGTTATTGCTTATTTGTTGCACCATCTTTGCATACTGATACAATAAACACCTATTATACAAGTATTAAATACGAATATGCCGGAGCAAAACAAAAAATTATTCCTATTACAATTAAACAATTAATCGAAATACTTAAAACCGTTGCGATATTTAGGCAAACAAATATTGAATTTAAACACGCATATATTAGAACTTTATATGACAAAATTATAGATATTGCTTTAGAAAATAATTCAGAATCATGGTTAGAAAAAATTCCAGAAGCATTAAATAACTGGAAAATTGAAATGAATAATTTGCTTGTAGCATAA
- a CDS encoding DNA adenine methylase, whose product MQMLCEEKSLEIIQSPLNYTGGKFKLLPQILPLFPKNIDIFVDLFCGGGNVGINVQSNRTIFNDTDDNLTYLFNTFKNLGNDFLNMIDEVIEKYGLSQSDKYGYEYYKCNSNTGLAPYNKDKFLRLREDFNKIKNIDYYYYTLLYVLIIYSFNNQIRFNSQGRFNLPVGKRDFNEKMRLKLKNFIERLEGKNFEFSNLDFRKFDISKLNESSFVYADPPYLITCATYNEQGGWNSTDENDLLIFLDKLHEKNIKFALSNVLRSKGKENSILINWAEKNSDKYKVINLNYDYKNSNYQTKNKEAVTEEVLIINY is encoded by the coding sequence ATGCAAATGTTGTGCGAAGAAAAAAGTTTAGAAATAATACAATCTCCATTAAATTATACCGGCGGTAAATTCAAATTACTTCCGCAGATTTTACCGTTATTTCCTAAAAATATTGATATTTTTGTAGATTTGTTTTGTGGTGGCGGAAATGTCGGAATAAACGTTCAGAGCAACAGAACAATATTTAATGATACTGACGATAACTTAACCTATCTTTTCAATACTTTTAAAAATCTGGGTAATGATTTCCTTAATATGATTGACGAAGTTATTGAAAAATACGGTTTATCGCAAAGCGATAAATACGGATATGAGTATTATAAATGCAATAGCAATACAGGTTTAGCACCTTATAACAAAGACAAATTTTTAAGGTTGCGTGAAGATTTTAACAAAATTAAAAATATAGATTATTACTATTATACTTTGCTTTACGTCTTAATTATTTATTCTTTTAATAATCAAATAAGATTTAATTCTCAAGGTAGATTTAATTTACCTGTCGGCAAGCGTGATTTTAACGAAAAAATGCGTTTGAAATTGAAAAATTTTATTGAACGTTTGGAGGGTAAAAACTTTGAATTTTCAAATTTGGATTTCAGAAAATTTGATATTTCAAAACTAAATGAAAGTAGTTTTGTATATGCAGATCCTCCGTATTTAATCACTTGTGCTACCTACAATGAACAAGGCGGTTGGAATAGTACCGATGAAAATGATTTGCTAATATTCTTGGACAAGTTACATGAAAAAAATATAAAATTTGCATTATCAAATGTGCTTAGAAGTAAAGGCAAAGAAAATTCAATACTAATAAATTGGGCAGAAAAAAATTCTGACAAATATAAAGTTATTAATTTGAATTATGACTATAAAAATTCAAATTATCAGACAAAAAACAAAGAAGCCGTGACGGAAGAAGTTTTAATTATTAATTACTAA
- a CDS encoding DNA adenine methylase, with protein MSVQELLKHKNTRTNEDKPKFSETNLKLVHSSIIDDKKYATFSINNRRYLGNKYKLNQFIKSIINKECGEFQTFADLFAGTGAVASMFQEKHLIVNDILYSNYVCHQTWFGYEYYSKDKIINFINRYNQISVTADNYMSKNYADTYFSKKNCKKIGFIREDIEKNFKSDNLNNREKCILITSLLYAMDKIANTCGHYDAYRKNGELDKKLELAVPNIENTNFHNEIYNEDINNLVKVVSADVVYLDPPYNSRQYCDAYHLLENVAKWEKPKVIGVAKKMDRTSLKSDYCTQSAVKAFEDLITNINAKYIVLSYNNMAEKGNERSNAKLPDEEILRILNNKGKVKVFSKSYKAFSTGKSLIEENAERLFVCKCCAKKKV; from the coding sequence TTGTCTGTACAAGAATTGCTCAAACATAAGAATACAAGAACAAATGAAGATAAACCTAAATTTTCAGAAACGAATTTGAAATTGGTTCATAGTTCAATTATTGACGATAAAAAATATGCAACTTTTTCTATTAATAATCGCCGTTATCTTGGCAATAAATATAAATTAAACCAATTTATAAAAAGTATAATAAATAAAGAATGTGGCGAATTTCAAACGTTTGCAGATTTATTTGCAGGTACAGGAGCAGTTGCTTCAATGTTTCAAGAAAAGCATTTAATTGTAAATGATATTCTTTACAGCAATTATGTTTGCCATCAAACTTGGTTTGGATATGAATATTATTCAAAAGATAAAATTATTAATTTCATAAATAGATATAATCAAATTTCGGTTACTGCCGATAATTATATGTCAAAAAACTATGCTGATACATATTTTAGCAAAAAAAATTGTAAAAAAATCGGGTTTATAAGAGAAGATATTGAGAAAAATTTTAAATCTGACAATTTGAATAATCGTGAAAAGTGTATTCTTATAACATCTTTACTGTATGCCATGGACAAAATTGCTAATACTTGTGGACATTATGATGCTTATCGTAAAAATGGGGAATTAGATAAAAAATTAGAATTAGCCGTTCCAAATATAGAAAATACAAATTTTCATAATGAAATATACAATGAAGATATTAATAACCTTGTGAAAGTTGTAAGTGCTGATGTGGTTTATCTTGACCCTCCATATAATTCAAGACAATATTGCGATGCGTATCATTTATTAGAAAATGTTGCGAAGTGGGAAAAGCCCAAAGTTATTGGCGTTGCCAAAAAAATGGATAGAACTTCTTTGAAAAGTGATTATTGCACTCAAAGTGCGGTTAAAGCATTTGAAGATTTAATTACCAATATTAATGCTAAATACATTGTTCTTTCTTATAATAATATGGCAGAAAAGGGCAACGAAAGGTCAAATGCAAAACTTCCTGATGAAGAAATTTTGCGCATTTTAAATAATAAAGGTAAAGTAAAAGTGTTTTCTAAAAGTTATAAAGCATTTTCAACAGGTAAATCTTTAATTGAAGAAAATGCAGAGAGATTGTTTGTATGCAAATGTTGTGCGAAGAAAAAAGTTTAG